The Mustela lutreola isolate mMusLut2 chromosome 3, mMusLut2.pri, whole genome shotgun sequence genome includes a region encoding these proteins:
- the SPEG gene encoding striated muscle preferentially expressed protein kinase isoform X6, whose product MKLSPSQNRRSSDTGSKAPPTFKVSLMDQSVREGQDVTMSIRVLGEPKPVVSWLRNRQPVRPDQRRFAEEAEGGLCRLRILAAERADAGFYTCKAVNEYGARQCEARLEVRAHPESRSLAVLAPLQDVDVGAGEMALFECLVAGPADVEVDWLCRGRLLQPALLKCKMHFDGRKCKLLLTSVHEDDSGVYTCKLSTAKDELTCSARLTVRPSLAPLFTRLLEDVEVLEGRAARFDCKISGSPPPSVTWTHFGRQVEESENLRLRQDGGLHSLHIAHVGSEDEGLYAVSATNTHGQAQCSAQLYVEEPRTAATGPSSKLEKMPSIPEEPEQGELERLSMPDFLRPLQDLEVGLAKEAMLECQVTGLPYPTISWFHNGHRIQSSDDRRMMQYRDVHRLVFPAVGPQHAGVYKSVIANKLGKAACYAHLYVTDVVPGPPDGAPQVVAVTGRMITLTWNPPRGLDMAIDPDALTYTVQHQVLGSDQWTVLATGLREPGWAAMGLRKGVQHVFRVLSTTIKSSSKPSPPSEPAQLLERGPPLEEAPAVLDKPDVVYVVEGQPASITVTFNHVEAQVIWRSCRGALLEARAGVYELSQPDDDQYCLRICRVSHRDIGPLTCTARNRHGTQACSVTLELAEAPRFESIMEDVEVDAGETARFAVVVEGKPLPDIMWYKDEGLLTESSHVSFVYEENECSLVVLSAGTQDGGVYTCTARNPAGEVSCKAELAVRSVQTAMEVEGAGEAEEQRGRRLSDFYDIHQEIGRGAFSYLRRVVERSSGLEFAAKFIPSQAKPKASAWREARLLARLQHDCVLYFHEAFERRRGLVIVTELCTEELLERMARKPTVCESEIRAYMQQVLEGICYLHQNHVLHLDIKPENLMVWDGAEGEEQVRICDFGNAQELTPGEPQYCQYGTPEFVAPEIVNQTPVSGVTDIWPVGVVAFLCLTGISPFVGENDRTTLMNIRNYNVAFEETTFLSLSREARGFLIKVLVQDRLRPTAEETLEHPWFKTQAKGAEVSTDHLKLFLSRRRWQRSQISYKCHLVLCPIPELLRAPPERVWVAVPRRPPPSRGLSSSSDSEEEELEELPSVPRPLQPEFSGSRVSLTDIPTEDEALGTPEAGAATPMDWQEQGRAPSQDQEAPSSEALPSPGQEPQAGSSPQRRELRRGSSAESALPRAGPREPGRGLHKAASVELPQRRSPSPGATRLTRGGLGEGEYAQRLQALRQRLLRGGPEDGKVSGLRGPLLESLGGRTRDLRLARAASSEAAPRHQPPPETWGLQKSSSFSQGEAEPRGRHRRAGAPLEIPMARLGARRLQESPSLSALSEAQPPSPARPSASKSSAPKSSVPKSLKPPATTPSDAPQPLAPQPAQEKSPKPKLEPVPAPKRTQPPAAPQSPVPPLTPYAQIMQSLQLSGHTQGSLQGPGAPPSEPRPHPAVFARVASPAPGASEKPVPTAGAHPVLAEKARVPTVPRRPGSSLSSSIENLESEAVFEAKFKRSRESPLSRGLRLLSRSRSEERGPFRGAQEEDGMYRPSPAGTPLELVRRPERSHSVQDLRAVGEPGLVRRLSLSLSQRLRRTPPAQRHPAWEARGGDGESSEGGSSARGSPVLAVRRRLSSTLERLSSRLQRSGSSEDSGGASGRSTPLFGRLRRATSEGESLRRLGVPHNQLAAQAGASTPSAESLGSEASGTSSSSGPGEGRSRRRWGLSRLRKEKGYSQPNLSASAQEDLGHQYVRSESDFPPVFHIKLKDQVLLEGEAATLLCLPAACPTPHISWMKDKQSLQSEPSVIIVSCKDGRQLLSIPRAGKRHAGLYECSATNVLGSITSSCTVAVARIPGKLAPPEVPQTYQDTALVLWKPGDSRAPCTYTLERRVDGESVWHPVSSGIPDCYYNVTHLPVGVTVRFRVACANRAGQGPFSNPSEKVIVRGTQDSSVLPSAAHQDAPVTSGPARAPPPHSPTSLAPPLTPSPAPTPPAPQPAAPGPSPPPAPPSQALSSLKAVGPPPQTPPRKHRGLQPAQSAEPTPPSAQATPGEPQSSVPDTGTPTPDSTLQGVKPGSSSTPLYMVTSFVSAPPAPEPPAPEPPPEPTKVTVRSLSPAQEVASSPVGGPHSSPGPEGTTLRQGPPQKPYTFLEEKARGRFGVVRACRENATGRTFVAKIVPYAAEGKRRVLQEYEVLRTLQHERLMALHEAYITPRYLVLIAESCGNRELLCGLSDRFRYSEDDVATYVVQLLQGLDYLHGRHVLHLDIKPDNLLLAPDNALKIVDFGSAQPYNPQALRPLGHRTGTLEFMAPEMVKGEPIGSATDIWGAGVLTYIMLSGRSPFYEPDPQETETRIVGGRFDAFQLYPNTSQSATLFLRKVLSVHPWSRPSLQDCLAHPWLQDAYLMKLRRQTLTFTTNRLKEFLGEQRRRRAEAATRHKVLLRSYPGSP is encoded by the exons atgAAGCTCAGTCCCAGCCAGAACCGCCGCTCCTCTGACACTGGCTCCAAAGCACCCCCCACTTTCAAG GTCTCACTTATGGACCAGTCAGTAAGAGAAGGCCAAGATGTCACCATGAGCATCCGTGTACTGGGGGAGCCGAAACCAGTGGTTTCCTG GCTGAGAAACCGGCAGCCTGTGCGCCCAGACCAGCGGCGTTTCGCCGAGGAGGCAGAGGGTGGGCTGTGCCGGCTGCGGATCCTGGCGGCCGAGCGGGCCGATGCTGGCTTCTACACTTGCAAAGCGGTCAACGAGTATGGCGCCCGGCAGTGTGAGGCCCGCCTGGAGGTCAGAG CACACCCTGAAAGCCGGTCCTTGGCCGTGCTGGCCCCCCTGCAGGACGTGGACGTGGGGGCCGGGGAGATGGCGCTGTTTGAGTGCCTGGTGGCGGGTCCTGCCGATGTGGAGGTTGACTGGCTCTGCCGAGGCCGCCTGCTGCAGCCAGCCCTTCTCAAGTGCAAGATGCATTTCGATGGCCGGAAATGCAAGCTGCTGCTCACGTCTGTGCATGAGGATGACAGCGGCGTCTACACCTGCAAGCTCAGCACAGCCAAAG ATGAGCTGACCTGCAGCGCCCGACTGACCGTGCGGCCCTCGCTGGCGCCCCTGTTCACTCGGCTGCTGGAGGACGTGGAGGTGCTGGAGGGCCGCGCGGCCCGCTTCGACTGCAAGATCAGCGGCAGCCCGCCCCCGTCGGTCACCTGGACTCATTTTG GCCGCCAGGTGGAGGAGAGTGAGAACTTGCGGCTGCGGCAGGATGGAGGTTTGCACTCCCTGCACATCGCCCACGTGGGCAGTGAGGACGAGGGGCTGTATGCAGTCAGTGCGACCAACACGCACGGCCAGGCCCAGTGCTCGGCCCAGCTCTATGTGGAGGAACCCCGGACGGCCGCCACCGGCCCCAG CTCGAAGCTAGAGAAGATGCCATCTATCCCTGAGGAGCCAGAGCAGGGTGAGCTGGAGCGGCTGTCCATGCCCGACTTCCTGCGGCCACTACAGGATCTGGAGGTGGGCCTGGCCAAAGAGGCCATGCTGGAGTGCCAGGTGACTGGCCTGCCCTACCCCACTATCAGCTGGTTCCACAATGGCCACCGCATCCAGAGCAGCGACGACCGGCGCATGATGCAGT acagGGATGTCCATCGCCTGGTGTTCCCTGCTGTGGGACCTCAGCATGCCGGCGTCTACAAGAGTGTCATCGCCAACAAGCTGGGCAAAGCTGCGTGCTATGCTCACCTCTATGTCACAG ATGTGGTTCCAGGCCCCCCAGATGGCGCCCCACAGGTGGTGGCTGTGACTGGCAGGATGATCACGCTCACGTGGAACCCTCCCAGGGGTCTGGACATGGCCATCG ACCCAGACGCCCTGACCTACACTGTGCAGCACCAGGTTCTAGGCTCGGACCAGTGGACAGTGCTGGCCACAGGCTTGCGGGAGCCTGGGTGGGCAGCCATGGGGCTGCGTAAGGGGGTCCAGCACGTCTTCCGGGTCCTCAGCACCACCATCAAGAGCAGCAGCAAGCCCTCGCCCCCCTCCGAGCCAGCACAGCTCCTGGAGCGTG GCCCACCCCTGGAGGAGGCACCTGCCGTGTTGGACAAGCCAGATGTCGTGTATGTGGTGGAGGGACAGCCCGCCAGCATCACGGTCACCTTCAACCATGTGGAGGCCCAGGTCATCTGGAGGAG CTGCCGAGGGGCCCTCCTAGAGGCACGGGCAGGGGTGTAtgagctgagccagccagatgacGACCAGTACTGTCTTCGGATCTGCCGGGTGAGCCACCGAGACATAGGGCCCCTCACCTGCACAGCCCGTAACCGCCACGGCACACAGGCCTGCTCAGTCACCCTGGAACTGGCAG AGGCCCCTCGGTTTGAGTCCATCATGGAGGACGTGGAGGTGGACGCTGGGGAGACCGCTCGCTTCGCTGTGGTGGTGGAGGGGAAGCCATTGCCAGACATCATGTGGTACAAG GACGAGGGGCTGTTGACCGAGAGTAGCCACGTGAGCTTTGTGTACGAAGAGAACGAGTGTTCCCTGGTGGTGCTCAGCGCGGGGACCCAGGATGGAGGGGTGTACACCTGCACCGCCCGGAACCCCGCCGGGGAGGTCTCCTGCAAAGCCGAGCTGGCTGTGCGTTCAG TTCAGACAGCCATGGAGGTAGAGGGGGCCGGGGAAGCCGAGGAACAGCGAGGAAGGAGACTCAGCGACTTCTACGACATCCATCAAGAGATTGGCAG GGGTGCCTTCTCCTACCTGCGGCGCGTGGTGGAGCGAAGCTCCGGCCTGGAGTTTGCGGCCAAGTTCATCCCCAGCCAGGCCAAGCCAAAGGCATCAGCATGGCGGGAGGCCCGGCTGCTGGCCCGGCTCCAGCATGACTGCGTCCTCTACTTCCATGAGGCCTTTGAGAGGCGTCGGGGACTGGTCATCGTCACCGAGCT ATGCACAGAGGAGCTGTTGGAGCGAATGGCCAGGAAACCCACCGTGTGTGAGTCTGAG ATCCGGGCGTACATGCAGCAAGTGCTGGAGGGAATATGCTACCTGCACCAGAACCATGTGCTGCACTTGGATATCAAG CCGGAGAACCTGATGGTGTGGGATGGTGCAGAGGGCGAAGAGCAGGTGAGGATCTGTGACTTTGGGAATGCCCAGGAGCTGACTCCAGGAGAGCCCCAGTACTGCCAGTATGGCACACCTGAGTTCGTGGCCCCCGAAATCGTCAACCAGACCCCTGTGTCTGGAGTCACCGACATCTG GCCTGTGGGCGTTGTTGCCTTCCTCTG tcTGACGGGAATCTCCCCCTTTGTTGGGGAAAACGATCGGACAACATTGATGAACATTCGGAACTACAACGTGGCCTTCGAGGAGACCACATTTCTGAGCCTAAGCAGGGAGGCCCGGGGCTTCCTCATCAAAGTGCTGGTGCAGGACCGGCT GAGGCCTACCGCCGAGGAGACCCTAGAACATCCTTGGTTCAAA ACACAGGCCAAGGGCGCAGAGGTGAGCACGGATCACCTGAAGCTGTTCCTTTCCCGACGGAGGTGGCAG CGCTCCCAGATCAGCTACAAGTGCCACCTGGTGCTGTGCCCCATCCCGGAGCTGCTGCGGGCACCCCCAGAGCGGGTGTGGGTAGCTGTACCCAGAAGACCGCCTCCCAGCAGggggctctcctcctcctctgactcTGAAGAGGAAGAGCTGGAGGAGCTGCCCTCGGTGCCCCGACCGCTGCAGCCTGAGTTCTCGGGCTCCCGGGTGTCCCTCACCGACATTCCCACGGAAGATGAGGCCCTGGGGACCCCCGAGGCTGGGGCTGCCACCCCTATGGACTGGCAGGAGCAGGGACGGGCCCCCTCTCAGGACCAGGAGGCCCCCAGCTCTgaggccctcccctccccaggccaggaGCCCCAAGCTGGGTCCAGCCCCCAGCGGAGGGAGCTCCGGCGGGGCAGCTCTGCCGAGAGCGCCCTGCCCCGGGCCGGGCCGCGGGAGCCGGGCCGGGGCCTGCACAAGGCAGCCTCTGTGGAGCTGCCGCAGCGCCGAAGCCCCAGCCCGGGGGCCACCCGCCTGACCCGGGGTGGCCTGGGGGAGGGCGAGTACGCCCAGAGGCTGCAGGCCCTGCGCCAGCGGCTGTTGCGGGGCGGCCCCGAGGACGGTAAGGTCAGTGGCCTCAGGGGCCCTCTGTTAGAGAGCCTGGGGGGCCGCACCCGGGATCTCCGCCTGGCCCGGGCTGCGTCTAGTGAGGCCGCACCGCGCCACCAGCCTCCGCCTGAGACATGGGGCCTGCAGAAGAGCAGCAGCTTCTCACAGGGGGAGGCAGAGCCCCGGGGCCGGCACCGCCGTGCTGGGGCGCCCCTTGAGATCCCCATGGCCAGGCTTGGGGCCCGAAGGCTCCAGGAGTCTCCTTCCTTGTCTGCCCTCAGCGAGGCCCAGCCACCTAGCCCTGCGAGGCCCAGTGCCTCCAAATCCAGCGCCCCTAAATCCAGTGTTCCCAAGTCTTTGAAGCCTCCtgccaccacacccagtgatgcCCCACAACCCTTGGCGCCCCAGCCTGCCCAAGAGAAGAGCCCAAAGCCCAAGCTAGAGCCAGTCCCAGCCCCCAAGCGTACACAGCCCCCAGCGGCTCCGCAAAGCCCAGTGCCCCCTCTCACACCCTATGCCCAGATCATGCAGTCGCTCCAGCTCTCAGGCCACACGCaaggctccctgcagggccctGGGGCGCCTCCATCCGAGCCCAGACCCCACCCGGCTGTGTTTGCCCGGGTGGCCTCCCCAGCTCCAGGAGCCTCTGAGAAGCCCGTGCCTACAGCTGGGGCGCACCCGGTGCTGGCGGAGAAAGCTCGGGTCCCCACCGTGCCCCGCAGGCCAGGTAGCAGTCTCAGTAGCAGCATCGAGAACCTGGAGTCGGAGGCCGTGTTTGAGGCCAAGTTCAAGCGCAGCCGAGAGTCGCCCCTATCAAGGGGGCTGCGACTGCTGAGCCGCTCACGCTCGGAGGAGCGCGGCCCCTTCCGCGGGGCTCAGGAGGAGGATGGCATGTACCGGCCCAGCCCAGCGGGGACGCCCCTGGAGCTGGTCCGACGGCCCGAGCGCTCCCACTCCGTGCAGGACCTCAGGGCGGTCGGGGAGCCAGGCCTCGTCCGCCGCCTCTCGCTGTCGTTGTCCCAGCGTCTGCGGCGGACCCCGCCGGCGCAGCGCCACCCCGCCTGGGAGGCCCGCGGCGGGGACGGGGAGAGCTCGGAGGGCGGCAGCTCGGCGCGGGGCTCACCGGTGCTGGCGGTGCGCAGGAGGCTGAGCTCCACGCTGGAGCGGTTGTCCAGCCGGCTGCAGCGCAGCGGCAGCAGCGAGGACTCGGGGGGCGCGTCGGGCCGCAGCACCCCGCTCTTTGGCCGGCTGCGCAGGGCCACATCCGAGGGCGAGAGTCTGCGGCGCCTCGGCGTGCCGCACAACCAGCTGGCGGCCCAGGCCGGCGCCAGCACGCCTTCCGCGGAGTCCCTGGGCTCCGAAGCCAGCGGCACGTCGAGCTCCTCAG GTCCTGGGGAAGGCCGAAGCCGGCGGCGCTGGGGCCTCTCCCGGCTACGAAAGGAAAAGGGCTATTCACAGCCAAACCTCTCTGCCAGTGCTCAGGAAGATTTGGGTCACCAGTATGTGCGCAGTGAATCAG ATTTCCCCCCAGTCTTCCACATCAAACTCAAGGACCAGGTGctgctggagggagaggcagccaccctgctctgcctgcccgCGGCCTGCCCTACCCCCCACATCTCCTGGATGAAAG ACAAGCAGTCCCTGCAGTCCGAGCCATCGGTGATCATCGTGTCCTGCAAAGACGGACGGCAGCTGCTGAGCATCCCTCGGGCGGGCAAGCGACACGCGGGGCTGTATGAGTGCTCAGCCACCAATGTCCTGGGCAGCATCACCAGCTCCTGCACTGTGGCTGTGGCCC gcatcccaggaaagtTAGCTCCTCCTGAGGTGCCCCAGACCTACCAGGACACGGCGTTGGTGCTCTGGAAGCCGGGAGACAGCCGGGCACCTTGCACGTACACGCTGGAGCGGCGGGTGGATG GGGAGTCTGTCTGGCACCCTGTGAGCTCAGGCATCCCCGACTGTTACTACAACGTGACCCACCTGCCAGTCGGTGTGACCGTGAGATTCCGTGTGGCCTGCGCCAACCGGGCAGGGCAAGGGCCTTTTAGCAACCCTTCTGAGAAGGTCATCGTCAGGGGCACACAAG ATTCCTCAGTTCTGCCATCTGCTGCTCACCAAGATGCCCCTGTTACCTCAGGGCCGGCCAGGGCCCCGCCTCCTCACTCTCCTACCTCACTGGCCCCACCCCtgacccccagcccagctcccactcccccagcccctcagccAGCTGCTCCCGGCCCCTCACCTCCCCCAGCGCCCCCCAGCCAGGCCTTGTCCTCACTCAAGGCTGTGGGTCCACCACCCCAGACTCCCCCACGAAAGCACAGGGGCCTGCAGCCTGCCCAGTCAGCAGAGCCCACCCCACCCAGTGCCCAGGCCACCCCTGGTGAGCCCCAGTCTTCCGTCCCTGACACTGGGACCCCAACCCCAGACTCTACCCTTCAGGGGGTGAAGCCAGGATCTTCCTCTACTCCCCTGTATATGGTAACCTCCTTTGTGTCTGCGCCCCCAGCCCCCGAGCCCCCAGCCCCCGAACCCCCTCCTGAGCCCACCAAGGTGACTGTACGAAGCCTCAGCCCGGCCCAGGAGGTGGCCAGCTCCCCTGTGGGTGGTCCCCACAGCTCTCCTGGGCCAGAGGGCACCACTCTTCGGCAGGGGCCCCCTCAGAAACCCTACACCTTCCTGGAGGAGAAAGCCAG GGGCCGCTTTGGTGTGGTGCGAGCGTGCCGGGAGAATGCCACTGGGCGGACGTTCGTGGCTAAGATCGTGCCCTATGCAGCCGAGGGCAAGCGGCGCGTCCTGCAAGAGTACGAAGTGCTGCGGACACTGCAGCATGAGCGGCTCATGGCCTTGCACGAGGCCTACATCACCCCGCGCTACCTCGTGCTCATCGCTGAGAGCTGCGGGAACCGCGAGCTCCTCTGCGGGCTCAGCGATCG GTTCCGGTACTCGGAAGACGACGTGGCCACCTATGTGGTGCAGCTGCTACAAGGGCTGGACTACCTCCATGGCCGCCATGTGCTGCACCTGGACATCAAGCCTGACAACCTGCTACTGGCCCCCGACAACGCCCTCAAGATCGTGGACTTCGGCAGC